A portion of the Streptomyces erythrochromogenes genome contains these proteins:
- a CDS encoding MaoC family dehydratase has protein sequence MNVGDTLPPLEIAVTRTLIVAGAIASRDYQDVHHDAALAREKGSPDIFMNILTTNGLVGRYITDHLGPRAALRKVAIRLGAPNYPGDTMTLTGTVTAVLGNIVEIRVVGANGIGHHVSGTVTAEVAA, from the coding sequence ATGAACGTCGGCGACACGCTGCCGCCGCTGGAGATCGCGGTCACCCGCACCCTGATCGTCGCGGGCGCCATCGCCTCCCGCGACTACCAGGACGTGCACCACGACGCGGCGCTCGCGCGGGAAAAGGGCTCCCCGGACATCTTCATGAACATCCTGACCACCAACGGTCTGGTCGGCCGCTACATCACCGACCACCTCGGGCCGCGGGCCGCCCTGCGCAAGGTGGCCATCCGCCTCGGCGCCCCCAACTACCCGGGGGACACCATGACCCTCACCGGCACCGTGACGGCCGTGCTCGGCAACATCGTCGAGATCCGGGTCGTAGGAGCCAACGGCATCGGCCACCACGTCTCCGGGACGGTCACCGCGGAGGTGGCCGCATGA
- a CDS encoding bifunctional MaoC family dehydratase N-terminal/OB-fold nucleic acid binding domain-containing protein, protein MTADATGTAEEAARFHALLAAFEGAPAATAGRGKDAVNEPMIRHWCEAMGDANPAYTGPDAIAPPTMLQAWTMGGLSGHSDRSSAYDELFALLDGAGFTSVVATDCEQEYLRPLRPGDTITFDAVIESVSPRKTTKLGTGHFVTTRMDVRAGGEPAGTHRFRILKYAPAARPAKEAAPRTKAAAQRPRPVVNRDNQGFWDGVREHRLLIQRCTSCATLRLPWLPGCNTCASPDWDTVEASGAGTVFSYVVMHHPPFPAFDPPYAVALVELAEGVRMISNITGVPYDKVRIGLPVQLEFLRVDDDLELPVFRGSEG, encoded by the coding sequence ATGACGGCGGACGCAACCGGCACGGCCGAGGAGGCGGCCAGGTTCCACGCGCTGCTGGCGGCCTTCGAGGGAGCCCCGGCCGCCACCGCCGGCCGGGGCAAGGACGCGGTCAACGAGCCGATGATCCGCCACTGGTGCGAGGCGATGGGCGACGCCAACCCCGCCTACACCGGGCCGGACGCCATCGCTCCCCCCACCATGCTCCAGGCCTGGACCATGGGCGGGCTCTCCGGCCACTCCGACCGCTCCTCCGCCTACGACGAGCTCTTCGCGCTCCTCGACGGCGCCGGCTTCACCTCCGTCGTCGCCACCGACTGCGAACAGGAGTACCTCCGCCCGCTGCGCCCCGGCGACACGATCACCTTCGACGCCGTCATCGAGTCCGTGTCGCCGCGCAAGACGACCAAGCTGGGCACCGGCCACTTCGTGACGACCCGCATGGACGTCCGGGCGGGCGGGGAGCCCGCAGGCACCCACCGCTTCCGGATCCTGAAGTACGCCCCGGCCGCCCGGCCGGCGAAGGAGGCCGCGCCCCGGACGAAAGCCGCTGCGCAGCGCCCCCGCCCCGTGGTCAACCGCGACAACCAGGGCTTCTGGGACGGGGTCCGGGAGCACCGGCTGCTGATCCAGCGCTGCACCTCCTGCGCGACCCTCCGCTTGCCCTGGCTCCCCGGCTGCAACACCTGCGCGAGCCCCGACTGGGACACGGTCGAGGCCTCCGGCGCCGGCACGGTGTTCAGCTACGTCGTCATGCACCACCCGCCGTTCCCGGCCTTCGACCCGCCCTACGCGGTCGCGCTCGTCGAGCTCGCCGAAGGGGTCCGCATGATCAGCAACATCACCGGTGTCCCGTACGACAAGGTGCGCATCGGCCTCCCCGTCCAACTGGAGTTCCTGCGCGTCGACGACGACCTCGAACTCCCCGTCTTCCGCGGGAGCGAGGGCTGA
- a CDS encoding acyl-CoA dehydrogenase family protein, producing the protein MDFHPTEEQAAAAGLAARIFSDLATHERLAATGTGSDAELWKALTAAGLTAAVEEIGLLGLVLLLEEQGRTTAQVPYAATCVYGILPVAAHGSPEQRARLLPALGSGDAVATGAFPARGRITAEGGRLTGTAPTVPWLRDATHVLVPDAERALWLVRTDAPGVRTSPVETTAPWSAGRLVLSGADAERIGSDGAYEHTLAAARTAFAGLQAGVCAGSLARAVEYTSTREQFGRPLSTNQGVMLRAADAYMDTEAIRVTTYEAAWRIDQGLAAHEHALTAAWWASEAGKRVVHAGQHLHGGMGADLDHPVHRHFLWGRQLDAYLGCGSELLAELGASIAEGEQA; encoded by the coding sequence ATGGACTTCCACCCCACCGAGGAACAGGCCGCCGCGGCCGGTCTCGCCGCCCGGATCTTCTCCGACCTCGCCACCCACGAACGGCTCGCCGCCACCGGCACCGGCAGCGACGCAGAACTCTGGAAGGCCCTCACCGCGGCCGGACTGACGGCCGCGGTCGAGGAGATCGGCCTGCTCGGACTGGTCCTGCTGCTGGAGGAGCAGGGCCGCACCACCGCCCAGGTCCCCTACGCCGCCACCTGCGTGTACGGGATCCTCCCCGTGGCGGCCCACGGCAGCCCGGAGCAGCGCGCCCGCCTGCTGCCCGCGCTCGGCAGCGGGGACGCGGTGGCCACCGGAGCCTTCCCCGCCCGCGGCCGGATCACCGCCGAGGGCGGCCGGCTCACCGGGACCGCCCCCACCGTCCCCTGGCTGCGCGACGCCACGCACGTCCTGGTCCCCGACGCCGAGCGGGCCCTGTGGCTCGTACGGACCGACGCGCCCGGCGTGCGGACGTCCCCCGTCGAGACGACCGCGCCCTGGTCGGCGGGCCGGCTGGTGCTGAGCGGGGCCGACGCCGAACGCATCGGCTCCGACGGCGCCTACGAGCACACCCTCGCCGCCGCGCGCACCGCCTTCGCCGGGCTCCAGGCGGGCGTCTGTGCGGGCTCGCTCGCCCGCGCGGTCGAGTACACCTCCACCCGTGAGCAGTTCGGGCGGCCGCTCTCCACCAACCAGGGGGTCATGCTGCGCGCGGCCGACGCGTACATGGACACCGAGGCGATCCGGGTGACCACGTACGAAGCGGCCTGGCGCATCGACCAGGGGCTCGCGGCGCACGAGCACGCGCTGACGGCGGCCTGGTGGGCCTCCGAGGCGGGCAAGCGCGTCGTGCACGCGGGCCAGCACCTGCACGGCGGCATGGGCGCAGACCTGGACCACCCCGTGCACCGGCACTTCCTGTGGGGACGCCAGCTGGACGCGTACCTGGGCTGCGGCAGCGAGCTGCTGGCCGAGCTGGGAGCTTCGATAGCCGAGGGGGAACAGGCATGA
- a CDS encoding antibiotic biosynthesis monooxygenase — protein sequence MAITNTTEHTVPADNGEVNLLIARQVEPGHEETFEAWAHGILETAAGFPDHLGYGLFRPATEGGPWFLVHRFRNQAAFQRWQDSPERAQWFSNCLGHHHTEIARRELHGMETWFAKPGTTRPAPPRWKMAISSGLAIFPISLAGNAVLGPYLVDLHFVLRTAAFAVVFSTLMTYVAMPAVSRLLRPWLTRG from the coding sequence ATGGCCATCACCAACACGACCGAGCACACCGTCCCCGCCGACAACGGGGAGGTGAACCTGCTCATCGCACGGCAGGTCGAGCCCGGGCACGAGGAGACGTTCGAGGCCTGGGCCCACGGGATCCTGGAGACGGCCGCCGGTTTTCCGGACCACCTGGGCTACGGGCTCTTCCGCCCGGCGACCGAGGGCGGGCCGTGGTTCCTGGTCCACCGCTTCCGCAACCAGGCCGCCTTCCAGCGCTGGCAGGACTCCCCGGAGCGGGCCCAGTGGTTCTCCAACTGCCTGGGCCACCACCACACGGAGATAGCCCGGCGGGAACTGCACGGCATGGAGACGTGGTTCGCCAAGCCGGGTACGACCCGGCCCGCGCCGCCGCGGTGGAAGATGGCGATCAGCTCGGGACTGGCCATCTTCCCGATCTCGCTCGCGGGCAACGCGGTGCTCGGGCCGTACCTGGTGGATCTGCACTTCGTGCTGCGAACGGCCGCCTTCGCCGTCGTCTTCAGCACGCTGATGACCTACGTGGCCATGCCCGCCGTCAGCAGGCTGCTGCGGCCGTGGCTCACGCGGGGCTAG
- a CDS encoding acyl-CoA dehydrogenase family protein → MHLAPTEGQLRLRAELRAYFKELLPDGVPEDPADQRGLLRRIGADGLLGLGWPVAYGGQGRGADEQFVFFDEAYRAGAPVSMVTLNTVGPTLMKYGTEEQKDYFLPRILAGEIVFAIGYSEPEAGTDLASLRTRAVRDGADWLIDGQKIFTSNAQNADWIWLACRTEPQAPKHKGISIILVPTHDPGFSWTPIDTVGGLTTTATYYDSVRVPAGNLVGPEHGGWGLITNQLNHERVALAAIGMQAEDFYELALRHARTPDPATGERPADLPWVRSRLAEAHARLAAVRLLNWRLVQDVGGGSLAPGDASGVKFLGTESAVEVYRMCQEVVGEEALVRGAAAFAGGELERMNRAAQINTFGGGVSEVQREIVAMMRLGMKGRKR, encoded by the coding sequence GTGCACCTCGCCCCGACCGAAGGCCAGTTGCGGCTCCGTGCCGAACTGCGCGCGTACTTCAAGGAACTGCTGCCCGACGGGGTCCCCGAGGACCCGGCCGACCAGCGCGGACTCCTGCGCCGCATCGGCGCCGACGGGCTGCTCGGCCTCGGCTGGCCCGTCGCGTACGGCGGGCAGGGCCGCGGCGCGGACGAGCAGTTCGTCTTCTTCGACGAGGCCTACCGGGCCGGCGCCCCCGTCTCCATGGTCACGCTGAACACCGTCGGCCCGACCTTGATGAAGTACGGGACCGAGGAACAGAAGGACTACTTCCTGCCCCGGATCCTCGCGGGCGAGATCGTCTTCGCCATCGGCTACTCCGAGCCCGAGGCCGGCACCGACCTCGCCTCACTGCGAACCCGTGCGGTCCGCGACGGAGCGGACTGGCTGATCGACGGGCAGAAGATCTTCACCTCCAACGCCCAGAACGCGGACTGGATCTGGCTCGCCTGCCGCACCGAGCCCCAGGCCCCGAAGCACAAGGGCATCTCGATCATCCTCGTTCCCACCCACGACCCCGGCTTCTCGTGGACCCCGATCGACACCGTCGGAGGGCTCACGACCACGGCGACGTACTACGACTCCGTCCGCGTGCCGGCCGGCAACCTCGTCGGCCCCGAACACGGCGGCTGGGGGCTGATCACCAACCAGCTCAACCACGAGCGCGTGGCCCTCGCCGCCATCGGCATGCAGGCCGAGGACTTCTACGAGCTCGCCCTCCGGCACGCCCGCACCCCCGACCCGGCCACCGGAGAGCGGCCCGCAGACCTTCCCTGGGTCCGGTCCCGCCTCGCCGAGGCCCACGCCCGGCTGGCCGCCGTACGCCTCCTCAACTGGCGTCTCGTCCAGGACGTGGGCGGCGGCAGCCTGGCGCCCGGCGACGCCAGCGGCGTGAAGTTCCTCGGCACCGAGTCGGCCGTCGAGGTGTACCGGATGTGCCAGGAGGTGGTGGGCGAGGAGGCGCTCGTACGGGGGGCCGCGGCCTTCGCGGGCGGCGAGCTCGAGCGGATGAACCGAGCCGCACAGATCAACACCTTCGGCGGCGGGGTGAGCGAGGTCCAGCGGGAGATCGTCGCCATGATGCGGCTCGGCATGAAGGGGAGGAAGCGATGA
- a CDS encoding trypsin-like serine peptidase — MNRHRTALSVLLSAGALVAGVLTAATPSIAADAPTSFRPQHTQGFWTAERMRAATPLDVTAVPGAARTAVATSATPTAVAPTTAAPAASPTAFPQAGGAWTGGGAVVKTSGRVFFTMGSRTASCSGNSITSANGSTVMTAGHCVKYQGAWHTNWVFVPAYNNGSAPYGQWSATKTFATDQWAASEDMNMDVGLAVVAPLNGQTLSQAVGAQGVLFNGGYNKKMYSFGFPAAAPYDGTKLVYCSGNSGKDFLLTKDHSLGCNMTGGSSGGPWFQDFNEATGLGTQVSVNSFGYTFLPNRMYGPYLGNEAKAAYDKAQTS, encoded by the coding sequence GTGAATCGTCATCGCACGGCCTTGTCCGTCCTGCTCTCGGCGGGCGCCCTGGTCGCGGGTGTCCTGACGGCGGCCACCCCCTCGATCGCTGCGGACGCCCCGACGTCCTTCCGGCCGCAGCACACCCAGGGCTTCTGGACCGCCGAGAGGATGCGGGCGGCCACCCCGCTCGACGTGACGGCGGTCCCCGGCGCTGCCCGTACCGCGGTGGCCACTTCCGCCACCCCCACCGCCGTCGCCCCGACGACCGCCGCCCCTGCCGCATCGCCCACGGCGTTCCCACAGGCGGGCGGGGCCTGGACGGGCGGCGGCGCGGTCGTGAAGACCTCGGGCCGGGTCTTCTTCACGATGGGCAGCCGCACCGCCTCCTGTTCCGGCAACTCGATCACCAGCGCCAACGGCAGCACGGTCATGACGGCCGGCCACTGCGTGAAGTACCAGGGTGCCTGGCACACGAACTGGGTCTTCGTGCCCGCCTACAACAACGGGTCGGCGCCCTACGGCCAGTGGTCGGCCACCAAGACCTTCGCCACCGACCAGTGGGCGGCGAGCGAGGACATGAACATGGACGTCGGCCTCGCCGTCGTCGCCCCGCTGAACGGCCAGACCCTCAGCCAGGCCGTCGGCGCGCAGGGAGTCCTCTTCAACGGCGGCTACAACAAGAAGATGTACTCCTTCGGCTTCCCCGCGGCGGCCCCGTACGACGGAACGAAGCTGGTCTACTGCAGCGGCAACAGCGGCAAGGACTTCCTGCTCACCAAGGACCACAGCCTGGGCTGCAACATGACCGGCGGCTCCAGCGGCGGCCCCTGGTTCCAGGACTTCAACGAGGCCACGGGCCTCGGCACCCAGGTTTCGGTGAACAGCTTCGGCTACACCTTCCTGCCGAACCGCATGTACGGCCCGTACCTCGGCAACGAGGCGAAGGCGGCCTACGACAAGGCGCAGACCTCCTGA
- a CDS encoding SigE family RNA polymerase sigma factor, with protein sequence MTPPVCTLASNPTSYPSFSAYVRTRGTVLMRTARSLTANPCDAEDLLQTALAKTYVAWDRIEDHRALDGYVRRTLVNTRTSQWRKRKVDEFVCDELPEAEGAPSSDPAEAQALRDAMWRAVTRLPDRQRAMVVLRYYEDLSEVQTAELLGVSVGTVKSAVSRALGKLREDPELTPVR encoded by the coding sequence ATGACCCCGCCTGTGTGCACGCTCGCCTCGAATCCGACGTCGTACCCGTCGTTCTCGGCGTACGTCCGTACCCGCGGCACCGTCCTGATGCGCACCGCGCGCTCCCTCACCGCCAACCCGTGCGACGCGGAGGACTTGCTCCAGACGGCCCTCGCGAAGACGTACGTGGCCTGGGACCGCATCGAGGACCACCGCGCCCTGGACGGCTACGTCCGGCGGACCCTCGTCAACACCCGTACCTCCCAGTGGCGCAAGCGCAAGGTCGACGAGTTCGTATGCGACGAACTCCCGGAGGCCGAAGGGGCCCCCTCCTCCGACCCCGCCGAGGCCCAGGCGCTGCGCGACGCGATGTGGCGTGCGGTGACGCGGCTGCCCGACCGGCAGCGAGCCATGGTCGTCCTGCGCTACTACGAGGACTTGAGCGAGGTGCAGACCGCCGAGCTGCTGGGAGTCTCGGTCGGCACGGTCAAGAGCGCCGTCTCCCGCGCACTGGGCAAGCTCCGTGAGGACCCGGAGCTCACCCCGGTCCGCTGA
- a CDS encoding long-chain fatty acid--CoA ligase, producing the protein MLSTMQDVPLLVTRILRHGMTIHGKSQVTTWTGEAEPHRRSFAEIGLRATRLAGALRDELGVQQDERVATLMWNNAEHVEAYFAIPSMGAVLHTLNLRLPPEQLVFIVNHAADRVVLVNGTLLPLLAPLLPHLPTVEHVVVSGIGDRSALDGLNVRVHEYEELLEGRSDSYDWPELDERQAAAMCYTSGTTGDPKGVVYSHRSLYLHSMQVNMAESMGLTDKDTTLVVVPQFHVNAWGLPHATFMTGINMLMPDRFLQPAPLAEMIEREKPSHAAAVPTIWQGLLAEVTANPRDLSSMKQVTIGGAACPPSLMEAYDKLGVRVCHAWGMTETSPLGTMAHPPAGLSAEEEWPYRITQGRFPAGVEARLVGPGGDLLPWDGASAGELEVRGNWIANAYYGGASGEPFQPEDKFSADGWLKTGDVGVISPDGYLTLTDRAKDVIKSGGEWISSVELENALMAHPEVAEAAVVAVPDEKWGERPLATVVLKDGATVDYTGLREFLSQSIAKWQLPERWTIIDAVPKTSVGKFDKKVIRQQYADGALEVTKIA; encoded by the coding sequence TTGCTCAGCACCATGCAGGACGTACCGCTCCTCGTCACCCGCATACTCCGTCACGGGATGACGATTCACGGGAAGTCCCAGGTCACGACCTGGACCGGGGAGGCCGAGCCGCACCGACGCAGTTTCGCCGAGATCGGCCTCCGAGCCACCCGCCTCGCCGGAGCCCTGCGCGACGAGCTCGGAGTGCAGCAGGACGAGCGGGTCGCCACCCTCATGTGGAACAACGCCGAGCACGTCGAGGCGTACTTCGCGATCCCCTCCATGGGCGCGGTCCTGCACACGCTGAACCTGCGGCTTCCCCCGGAGCAGCTGGTCTTCATCGTCAACCACGCCGCCGACCGGGTCGTCCTGGTCAACGGCACGCTGCTGCCGCTGCTCGCGCCGCTGCTGCCGCACCTGCCGACCGTCGAGCACGTCGTCGTGTCCGGCATCGGCGACCGCTCCGCGCTCGACGGCCTGAACGTGCGCGTGCACGAGTACGAGGAGCTCCTGGAGGGCCGCTCCGACAGCTACGACTGGCCCGAGCTGGACGAGCGCCAGGCGGCCGCGATGTGCTACACCTCCGGCACGACCGGGGACCCGAAGGGCGTCGTCTACTCCCACCGCTCGCTCTACCTGCACTCCATGCAGGTCAACATGGCCGAGTCGATGGGGCTGACCGACAAGGACACCACCCTCGTGGTGGTTCCGCAGTTCCACGTGAACGCCTGGGGTCTGCCGCACGCCACCTTCATGACGGGCATCAACATGCTGATGCCCGACCGCTTCCTGCAGCCCGCCCCGCTCGCCGAGATGATCGAGCGGGAGAAGCCCTCGCACGCCGCGGCCGTCCCCACCATCTGGCAGGGGCTGCTGGCCGAGGTCACCGCCAACCCGCGCGACCTGTCCTCGATGAAGCAGGTCACCATCGGAGGCGCGGCCTGTCCGCCCTCCCTGATGGAGGCCTACGACAAGCTCGGGGTCCGCGTCTGCCACGCCTGGGGCATGACGGAGACCTCCCCGCTGGGCACGATGGCGCACCCGCCGGCCGGTCTGAGCGCCGAGGAAGAGTGGCCCTACCGGATCACGCAGGGCCGTTTTCCCGCAGGTGTCGAAGCCCGTCTCGTCGGCCCCGGCGGCGACCTGCTGCCCTGGGACGGTGCGTCGGCCGGCGAGCTCGAGGTGCGCGGCAACTGGATCGCCAACGCCTACTACGGCGGCGCCTCCGGCGAACCCTTCCAGCCCGAGGACAAGTTCAGCGCCGACGGGTGGCTCAAGACCGGGGACGTCGGCGTCATCAGCCCCGACGGCTACCTCACCCTCACCGACCGCGCCAAGGACGTCATCAAGTCCGGCGGTGAGTGGATCTCCAGTGTCGAGCTGGAGAACGCGCTCATGGCGCACCCCGAGGTCGCCGAGGCCGCGGTGGTTGCCGTCCCCGACGAGAAGTGGGGCGAGCGGCCGCTGGCGACCGTCGTCCTCAAGGACGGCGCGACCGTGGACTACACGGGACTGCGCGAGTTCCTCTCGCAGTCGATCGCCAAGTGGCAGCTGCCGGAGCGCTGGACGATCATCGACGCCGTGCCGAAGACCAGCGTCGGCAAGTTCGACAAGAAGGTGATCCGCCAGCAGTACGCGGACGGTGCACTGGAGGTCACCAAGATCGCCTGA
- a CDS encoding lipid-transfer protein, translating into MSVRTRDQLGGRAAIAGIGATEFSKDSGRSELKLAVEAVHAALDDAGLTPADVDGMVTFTMDTSPEITVAQAAGIGELSFFSRIHYGGGAACATVQQAALAVATGVAEVVVCYRAFNERSGRRFGSGVQQREPSAEGAALGWSLPWGLLTPASWVAMAAQRYLHTYNLTPEAFGHVAVTDRRHAANNPAAYFHGKPITLADHAASRWIVEPLRLLDCCQETDGGQALVVTTIERARSLRHAPAVITAAAQGAGRRQEGMTSFYRDDLTGLPEMDVVARQLWRTSGLRPSDIDVGILYDHFTPFVLMQLEEFGFCQPGEAADFVAADALPLNTHGGQLGEAYLHGMNGIAEAVRQLRGTSVNQVAGASRALVTAGTGVPTSGLILGADG; encoded by the coding sequence ATGAGCGTCCGCACCCGGGACCAGCTCGGTGGCCGGGCCGCGATCGCCGGCATCGGTGCGACCGAGTTCTCCAAGGACTCCGGTCGCAGTGAGCTCAAGCTGGCCGTCGAAGCCGTGCATGCCGCCCTCGACGACGCAGGGCTCACCCCTGCCGACGTCGACGGCATGGTCACCTTCACGATGGACACCAGCCCCGAGATCACCGTCGCGCAGGCGGCGGGCATCGGGGAGCTGTCCTTCTTCTCCCGCATCCACTACGGCGGGGGCGCCGCCTGCGCCACCGTCCAGCAGGCCGCCCTCGCCGTCGCCACCGGGGTCGCGGAGGTCGTCGTCTGCTACCGCGCGTTCAACGAGCGCTCCGGGCGCCGTTTCGGGTCCGGCGTCCAGCAGCGCGAGCCCTCGGCGGAGGGCGCGGCGCTGGGCTGGTCGCTGCCCTGGGGCCTGCTGACCCCCGCCTCCTGGGTGGCCATGGCCGCCCAGCGCTACCTGCACACCTACAACCTCACCCCCGAAGCCTTCGGGCACGTCGCGGTCACCGACCGCCGACACGCCGCGAACAACCCGGCCGCCTATTTCCACGGCAAGCCGATCACCCTCGCCGACCACGCCGCCTCGCGCTGGATCGTCGAGCCGCTGCGGCTGCTGGACTGCTGTCAGGAGACCGACGGCGGCCAAGCCCTCGTCGTCACCACGATCGAACGGGCCCGCTCCCTGCGGCACGCGCCCGCAGTGATCACCGCGGCGGCGCAGGGCGCCGGACGCCGCCAGGAGGGCATGACCTCCTTCTACCGTGACGACCTGACCGGGCTGCCGGAGATGGACGTGGTCGCGCGCCAGCTGTGGCGCACCAGCGGGCTGCGGCCCTCCGACATCGACGTCGGCATCCTCTACGACCACTTCACACCCTTCGTCCTGATGCAGCTGGAGGAGTTCGGCTTCTGCCAGCCGGGCGAGGCCGCCGACTTCGTGGCCGCGGACGCGCTCCCGCTCAACACCCACGGCGGCCAGCTCGGAGAGGCGTACCTGCACGGCATGAACGGCATCGCCGAGGCCGTCCGCCAGCTGCGCGGCACCTCCGTCAACCAGGTGGCGGGAGCCTCGCGCGCACTCGTCACGGCAGGCACCGGGGTGCCGACGTCCGGGCTGATCCTCGGCGCCGACGGCTGA
- a CDS encoding DUF6344 domain-containing protein, whose protein sequence is MAHRNILTSIWTSVLAALVAVLSSLGFGGKVAPAAAASTAGGATATAATVAAAPVRRPAVTAPRSWREMMRGGSLPPTLKQRIRAEAHGKTPGVRRSTTAAAMGAAPGTAARVLTPSAVPAPRAPHVPRAGRAARATRETLALAA, encoded by the coding sequence ATGGCTCACCGCAACATCCTCACGTCGATCTGGACCTCGGTCCTGGCCGCCCTGGTGGCCGTCCTCTCCTCCCTCGGCTTCGGCGGCAAGGTGGCTCCGGCCGCCGCTGCCTCCACCGCCGGTGGCGCGACTGCCACTGCTGCCACTGTCGCCGCCGCCCCCGTGCGCCGGCCGGCCGTCACGGCTCCGCGGAGCTGGCGGGAGATGATGCGGGGCGGTTCGCTGCCGCCGACCCTGAAGCAGCGCATCCGGGCCGAGGCCCACGGCAAGACCCCCGGTGTCCGTCGCTCCACCACCGCCGCAGCCATGGGCGCCGCCCCGGGAACCGCCGCTCGCGTCCTGACGCCTTCCGCGGTGCCCGCCCCCCGTGCCCCCCATGTCCCCCGCGCCGGACGCGCCGCCCGTGCCACCCGCGAGACGCTGGCGCTCGCCGCGTAG